ACATAAAAGAGAAGCAATTAGGTCTGAGGTGATGGGTGTATACCATGTCGACAGAAGTGAAACACGTCACTGTTGGGTTTCTGGAGGGACATTTTTAAGCCTTATTCTGGTTTGAACTTACTAACAAGAGCCAGGTATTTAAAGAATAGGTACATGGAAGGAGAGGCTTGCTACCATGACTCAGTATGATAGACAAGAACTCCTGTCAATCAAGCAAAAACTAGAACACACTTCTATTCAAgctgacattttaggaaatacactcattttctttctttccgaGAGTTAGCACTTTGACATTTGTCCATTAAATACAGGGCTACAGccagatggttagcttagcttggcataaaaaactggaaacaggaaaacagctgCACTTGAAACGAAACAAAGACATACAGTGTGTTAATTAATGAGGTTTTGAGATGCTGGTGAGGAAAAGAAAtattacctttggacagaaccacGCTATAGACAAgtttccagtttttgtgctgtgctaagctaagcaaaccagctgctggctgtagctgtTTAACAGACAAATGTCCAGAGTGAAGGTGTTCGTTCACGCCACACGTTTAattaactttgaataaacaagcgaaCAGCGAGCAGCTCAGCTGCgtgtctgagtgcagcgggggctgtttgatatgAACACCGTCACATCACAATAgggcggggcttctgggctctgacttgctgagcGGGACAAAGGCATGCCCCCGCTCAGTTAAACTGCCCAATAGAGAAGAACAAGTGCacaagggagggaaaaaaacacaggcGGAGGCAATTGaactagccaataggagcgCACGTTTGATTGGCAATAGAATCAGCCAATAGAAGGCTGTAAACTGCTTCtcggttcaacctcagtttagtctcactggtaAAGTTTATGTgtggatttaaaccatttaattcattaattgcTTATCCTTTGAATTGATACGTTTGTCCattgatacatacatatgcGGTTCTTGAGAAATGTACAGTCTTGTATTTGGATGATACTGGATTCTTTTAGCGGAGTGGGACAGAATTTTATCTTATCCGGTTGCTTTAGGGTCTTATTTATGTAAATACTCATGTAAATAACACACAAAGGGTTTGCCAGGTGGCTCAGTCTTGTTTAAATCTCAGGGAAATGCTGAAAAACAACCttacaacaaataaatacacagataaataaaaataattatgtgaaattcatgttttcatatGTCTGAATGTCTGAAAAACTTGTTCCTATATGAgtttatcatgttttttctcaaatatttttatatgtgaatTGAAGTTCCttataaaaaaaagcacatgtgcAATTGCTTTTTCTAATGCGATGCAGGGGGGCTTAACTATAACTATAGATTTTTTAGTTGGTAATAGCAGTACCAGTAAGCAGTATTAGAAGTAGTGAAATCACTTTGAAGCTGCATGTTTGGCTTTTACAATTCCTGGAAAAACATAGttgtttcacttcattcatCTATTTACTCAGTTCAGCCAATCTCATTTTTCCGTAGGCTGATGCATGGGAACAAACACTGCTGACACTTTTTTCTAATCTAAATGCCACGTTGCTCAACATAACACTATGGCAGTGCCAACTGGGGGTGGgaatttttacatttatctaTCATGTGTTCACTAACAGCAGTCAGcattagggaaaaaaaatgtgtggtCATAAAGGAGGTTTCTGTCAATTCAGATATCAAGTTACAAAATATTTAGGATCTGAACGTGTTACATTTAAGAACCTCAATTTCTTTCCATACATGTTAGGTTTATGTATCAGTCCACCAGTATTTGGGGTTTGAGTCTTAAGACAGGGTCCAGTAGAACTGGTTAATTATTTGAATATGAATAAGTCAAGTGTTTATGACCCTTTTATGACCATTTTCTTTAAGTTGGACCTTTTATTATCTGTAAATGTAACATTCAAATCTTTTCCCCATGACTGATGTGTGTCCAAACCATTCAAttcaataaatgtgtttactgaAAGGCAATAATGtctgaatatacagtaccagtcaaacatttggacacactttctcattcaagggaataggaaggtgtgtccaaacttttgactggtactgtatgttataaCTGTAACGGAATAcgtctttatttttgtcttttgttttgagAGGAGCAACAActtatgtataaatgtatgtattaaAGTTATCTCCAAACCTGATTAACTGGGAACTTATATAAAGTGATACTGAACATTGTAATGCTACTGAGAGAAAGAAGTTTTCAGTTTAGACATTATTaaaaaattacactttttaGAAAACTTTCAGATTTCAGATTTCAGATTCAGGTCATTTGGGAGGACATAAATTATACATGAAAACTGTCAGGATTTCCCATGTTTGACGTCTCTGTACTGGGTACAGAAATTTCCACAATATGGGTCCTTTCCCACAGCTGTGACCTTTATCAGCGATGTGCCAGGCAGATTAAGTGGTATAAAagcagtgaggaggcagagggaggTACACAGTAACCTGCTCAGGTTCAGTTGGTAAGTGTCTTTCACACTGTTGActatgaatatatacataaagtAAATGAAATACTACAGACAGACTTTGGATGGTAGTCTCAAGGTGTAACTTCATTCCGCTATTTATTACTCCTGCAGacttcagaagaaaaaaagaagatgaaggtCTTTGCTTTTGCTCTCCTGCTCCTGCTGGCCGCCACCTACGGTAAATACAAATCAAATGTGTGCATGAGCATCTGATTTTAATCTTAACGTATTTGAACTTcaatatttgaatttgaattgatTCCACATCATTGGATTTGATCAAAGCAATATGATCTAAGTCCTGTTTGTCTCCACGTATGATAGGTGAGGCCCTGTTGTGTCAGAACTGTGTCCGTGAGGCTCCCGACAGTGTAGACTGTGTGGAGACGACGGTGACCTGTCCTCCAGAGTTGAATGCCTGCGCCAAAATTACCTACCCTGCCCCCGCTGGTGAGTACTGTGGTCCTACTGTCATCCTCACCAAGACCTGCCCCTTGTCAGTCATAACCAGTCaaatcaaaagacaaaacatctaACATTACAATCTAATTTCATTTCACACAGTTTTCACATATCATGGTTAGAAGAAACTTTTGACTTTggacttgcagggagcatttctacacacgttttggaactttgaccatgtttaacatctgacatcataacaggataaaaataacagaaaatcacaaaaagtgtGTCTCTATTTCAAACTTATGAACAGAAAAGTCAAATTAAAACTCATGATTCAGCTTTTCATGAGGATCATTGAAGAAAACCCAGTATGACCTCCTCTAAGAGACGTTTGGGCCAATAAAACACCCTGACATGTACATATATaccaaaaaaaggaaatgcaaGAATAAATTGCCATTTACACTTTCATCAAttgtcctttctctctctgtagaGAACACCTTCCACAAGTCCTGCTTCAAGATGGTTGAGTGCCTGAAGCTGGGAATCACTCAGGGTCTGCAGGTCAGCTGCTGCAACTGGGATGGCTGCAACCAATAAGAGTCCACCTGGACTTTAGATACTGCATGACTAAAGCACAATAAAAATTTGAAGCATGGATCTTtgttcagctgtattttgtcCAAGCAAAATGAACTAGTCTATCTgataaagcaaggaatctctgtctgtctgtctgtctgtctgtctgtctgtctgtctgtctgtctgtctgtctgtctgtctgtctgtctgtctgtatgtatgtatgtatgtatgtttgtatgtttgtcctttgcatatctcgagaaccattcatctgatctacttcacacttggcaggttTTTGGACCACATCACCAAATCTGCATCTGCCAATCAACACCAAACAATCTCTGGACAATATTGAAATAGTGTATTGTTGTATCAGATCAATGTGAATTATATGGTGCACTAAGAACTCTcaaaacagaaaaggaataTCACTCAGCATTGTTTTAAATTGGAGTGAGAAAAGGTTGGTTGAATAGCAGGGCACTAGGCAGCTTCCTTGATTGTTTCTCTGCCTGTTAATCTTGTGCTGTTTCTGCTTTatgacacacatgcaaaatgcAGACAAATGCGAAACTCCACCAGTCTCTTCATCTAAAACCTGaattttgcatttgtgtgtagaCACATGACATGACATTATATGGATAAATCTTTCTTCTAATAAAACCTTTCTAA
This sequence is a window from Thunnus albacares chromosome 12, fThuAlb1.1, whole genome shotgun sequence. Protein-coding genes within it:
- the LOC122994707 gene encoding CD59B glycoprotein-like; amino-acid sequence: MKVFAFALLLLLAATYGEALLCQNCVREAPDSVDCVETTVTCPPELNACAKITYPAPAENTFHKSCFKMVECLKLGITQGLQVSCCNWDGCNQ